The following proteins are encoded in a genomic region of Zea mays cultivar B73 chromosome 9, Zm-B73-REFERENCE-NAM-5.0, whole genome shotgun sequence:
- the LOC100501346 gene encoding uncharacterized protein LOC100501346: MQESRWDMDHQVARLRGELRKVRDERDRAQRALEVTDWKALASANDRAAIETLEAELNVSRECEKRMLDSLAMQTKQLELTKISLEEAKLEIASLQETVQRLEAARSPVATMPARNRRDRDMQRVHGELRVALAAEEKSKKAMEEFVIALKEVNAELHTTKQQLARAQHEAESARLDADRLHMSAKRKDEKLRALSDEVARLRAEAEESFTAWRGKEDGFTACMKSTEAELAEARHENARLLESQRSWRAEVAKLRDILKQAVKDTNVAKEALEEARSENALLKSVLGDKDTAVKCTKQELECLRISEAAARDSVKELQSMLVATSSSPTAAAAAAKLDAEESPTPRVRVGPPGLEKYPSDSKIRPPAGITRPRRMSETFEGSAYDIFGTMDEQKGDMGVFSSMPRLPARRRVVLRKVGSLFRWKSFSNK, encoded by the coding sequence ATGCAGGAAAGCCGTTGGGACATGGATCATCAGGTCGCGAGGCTTCGGGGCGAGCTGCGCAAGGTGCGCGACGAGCGAgaccgcgcgcagcgcgcgctggAGGTGACCGACTGGAAGGCGCTGGCTTCGGCCAATGACCGCGCTGCGATAGAGACGCTCGAGGCCGAGCTCAACGTGTCGCGGGAATGCGAGAAACGGATGCTCGACTCGCTGGCAATGCAGACGAAGCAGCTGGAGCTCACCAAGATATCGCTCGAGGAAGCCAAGCTCGAGATTGCGTCGCTGCAGGAGACCGTCCAGAGGCTCGAGGCCGCCAGAAGCCCCGTCGCCACGATGCCGGCGAGAAACCGGCGCGACCGCGACATGCAGAGGGTTCACGGCGAGCTGCGGGTGGCGCTGGCGGCGGAGGAGAAGAGCAAGAAGGCGATGGAGGAGTTCGTGATAGCGCTCAAGGAGGTGAACGCGGAGCTGCACACGACGAAGCAGCAGCTGGCGCGCGCGCAGCACGAGGCGGAGTCGGCCAGGCTGGACGCCGACCGCCTGCACATGTCGGCGAAACGCAAGGACGAGAAGCTCCGCGCCCTGTCCGACGAGGTGGCGCGGCTCCGGGCCGAAGCCGAAGAGTCCTTCACCGCGTGGCGGGGCAAGGAGGACGGGTTCACGGCGTGCATGAAGTCAACGGAGGCCGAGCTCGCCGAGGCGCGGCACGAGAACGCGCGGCTCCTGGAGTCGCAGCGCTCCTGGCGGGCCGAGGTCGCCAAGCTACGGGACATCCTGAAGCAGGCGGTGAAGGACACCAATGTGGCGAAGGAGGCGCTGGAGGAGGCAAGGAGCGAGAACGCCCTGCTCAAGAGCGTGCTCGGCGACAAGGACACCGCCGTGAAGTGCACGAAGCAGGAGCTGGAGTGCCTCCGGATCAGCGAGGCCGCCGCGCGCGATAGCGTCAAGGAGCTGCAGAGCATGCTCGTGGCGACGTCGTCGAGCCCCACGGCCGCTGCCGCGGCTGCAAAGCTGGACGCGGAGGAGAGCCCCACGCCGCGCGTAAGGGTAGGACCGCCGGGGCTGGAGAAGTACCCGTCGGACTCCAAGATAAGGCCGCCGGCCGGAATCACGCGGCCGCGGCGGATGTCCGAGACCTTCGAGGGTTCGGCGTACGACATCTTTGGCACGATGGACGAGCAGAAGGGTGACATGGGCGTGTTCTCGTCGATGCCGAGgttgcccgcccggcggcgggtGGTTCTTCGCAAGGTTGGCAGCTTGTTCCGGTGGAAGAGCTTCAGTAACAAATAG